The nucleotide sequence GCCCATCCCCTACCGCGTGCAGCCGTACGCCGACCTCGCCCGCCTCCTGCGCGCGGAAGACGACGAGCGCACCCGCCCCCCTTGGCGCGACGCGCTCCACCGCGCGATCGAGACGGTGGCCGGCCTCACCGCGGTCGACGGCGCCACGGTGCTGAACGAGTGCCACGAGGTGCTGGCGTTCGGAGTCAAGCTCGTGCGCAAGCGCCGTAGCGAGCGCGTCGAGCGCGTGGTCGTCACCGCCCCCGTGGTCGGCGACGCGCCGCGAATCGTGGACCCCGGCGCCCTCGGCGGCACGCGCCACCTCTCCGCCGCGCAGTTCGTGCACGACCAGCGTGACGCGCTGGCGATGGTCGCCTCGCAGGACGGCCGCTTCACCGTGTTCGCCTGGTCCCCCTGCGAGGACATGGTCCACGCCCACCGTGTCGAGATGCTGCTGATGTGAATCATCTGTGAGTTTCAAACGCAGAGAAGGAGAGACGTCATCCTGAGGCCGCCCACACCGTCGCTGTCCCGGCACGAACGGTTGCAGGCCGAAGGATCTATAGGCGAGGCCGCACGTGCGCTGCCGAATCGCACGATCGGTCCCCGGATCGGGGATGAACAGAAACGCGAAAGAGCGCGGAGACGTTGTCGTCCCCGCGCCCTTCGCGTCCCGTCCCGCCCGGCTCACCCGCGCCGCAGCGCCTCCGCCAGCTCGGGCAGGATGCGGCCGAGCCGCCCCTCCACCTTCACCGCCGCCATCTCGTCCGCCCGCGTGGGGCCCAGGTTCACCACCGCGATCGGCATCCCCTGCTCCTGCGCACGGTAGATGAACCGCCGTCCGGAGTACACCGTCAGCGACGACCCCAGCACCAGCAGCACGTCCGCCTCGCCGAACAGTCGCCACGCCTCGTCCACCCACGCCGCCGGCACGTTCTCGCCGAAGAACACCACGTCCGGCTTCATCACCCCGCCGCACCTTTCACAGCCGGGCACGCGGAAGCTCTCCACCGCCTCCCCCGGCAGCTCGGCGTCGCCGTCCGGCGCCTGCTCCGCCCCGGCGTCCAGCCGCTCCGCCCACTCCGCGTTCAGCGCCATGAGCCGCGCCTGGAACGCGTCCCGTCCGACCAGCGACCCGCACCCCAGGCACCGCACCTGCGCCAGCGACCCGTGCAGTTCCACCACGCGCCGACTCCCCGCGGCGTGGTGCAGCCCATCCACGTTCTGCGTGATGATCCCCCGTACGACGCCGACGTCTTCCAGGCTGGCCAGCGCGTGGTGCGCCGCGTTCGGCCGCGCCTCCGCGATCCGCCGCCACCCCACGGTGCTCCGCGCCCAGTAGCGCACCCGTGATGCCTCGCTGCGCACGAACTCCTGGTACTGCATGGGCTTCCGCGCGCGCAGGCTCCCCTCCGGCCCGCGGTAGTCGGGGATGCCGGACTCCGTGCTGCACCCCGCCCCTGCCAGCACCACGGCGCGCCGCCCGCGGAGCAGCTCCACCAGCGGCTGCAGCGTTTCGGTCTCGGCAGCGGCAATCGCGTCGGCAGTCACAATCGTTCGG is from Longimicrobium sp. and encodes:
- a CDS encoding NAD-dependent protein deacetylase, with the protein product MTADAIAAAETETLQPLVELLRGRRAVVLAGAGCSTESGIPDYRGPEGSLRARKPMQYQEFVRSEASRVRYWARSTVGWRRIAEARPNAAHHALASLEDVGVVRGIITQNVDGLHHAAGSRRVVELHGSLAQVRCLGCGSLVGRDAFQARLMALNAEWAERLDAGAEQAPDGDAELPGEAVESFRVPGCERCGGVMKPDVVFFGENVPAAWVDEAWRLFGEADVLLVLGSSLTVYSGRRFIYRAQEQGMPIAVVNLGPTRADEMAAVKVEGRLGRILPELAEALRRG